In the Kaistella sp. 97-N-M2 genome, one interval contains:
- a CDS encoding DUF4293 family protein, with the protein MLQRIQTVWIFLAILGAIFLFVTAQDFSLFGAVPFISVVCVGLVLLGFISILSYKDRKRQILLNQIGIFINALLLGLLAYWLLNLPGGIQFPEKGIEPFFPLLSVICLFIANIYIRKDERLVKSVDRLR; encoded by the coding sequence ATGTTGCAAAGAATACAAACTGTCTGGATCTTTCTGGCGATTTTAGGCGCCATCTTTTTGTTCGTTACGGCGCAGGACTTTTCGCTCTTCGGAGCCGTTCCGTTCATTTCAGTTGTTTGTGTTGGCCTCGTTTTGTTAGGCTTCATCAGTATTCTAAGTTATAAAGACCGAAAGAGACAAATTCTGCTGAACCAAATCGGCATTTTTATAAACGCTTTGTTGCTCGGTTTACTGGCGTATTGGCTACTCAATTTACCTGGAGGAATTCAGTTTCCTGAGAAAGGTATTGAGCCGTTTTTCCCGCTCCTTTCTGTAATCTGTTTGTTTATCGCAAACATCTACATCCGAAAAGACGAGAGGCTCGTAAAATCTGTAGACAGACTCCGCTAA
- a CDS encoding M28 family metallopeptidase: MTKISFLFILMFSTLFSAQEVSKESVTKVLSALASDEMKGREIGTPENDSAAVFIAKTFEENNLDYCTGNSYLVPFDYKGKTVYNVCGIRKGKSPETLAFTAHFDHIGSTNKKSDHVFNGADDNASGVTTVIGLADFFKNKEPHFSMMFIAFNGEEIGMKGSKAISSLANLQAQYQNIKALFNFEMVATVSKFGPNALYMTGDEFSDLDELFNGKAANGLTIFPDPYRGQQLFYRSDNVSFVKKKIIAHSFSTVDMNTAKHYHQLSDDVSVVNFENLTQIINNVGKTIEKLTPENFKPVYNNTVDFN, encoded by the coding sequence ATGACCAAAATTTCTTTTTTATTTATTTTGATGTTTTCTACGCTGTTTTCAGCTCAGGAAGTTTCCAAAGAAAGCGTCACAAAAGTGCTTTCTGCGCTTGCGTCGGACGAAATGAAAGGTCGCGAAATCGGGACGCCCGAAAATGATTCCGCCGCCGTGTTTATCGCCAAAACTTTCGAAGAAAATAATCTGGACTACTGTACCGGGAATTCCTATCTCGTCCCTTTTGATTACAAAGGAAAAACGGTGTACAACGTTTGCGGAATCAGGAAAGGAAAATCCCCTGAAACCTTAGCTTTCACCGCACATTTCGATCATATTGGGTCTACAAATAAAAAAAGCGATCACGTTTTCAACGGTGCTGACGATAACGCGAGCGGCGTAACAACTGTAATTGGCCTGGCCGATTTCTTTAAAAACAAAGAGCCGCATTTTTCGATGATGTTCATCGCTTTCAATGGCGAAGAAATAGGAATGAAAGGTTCGAAAGCGATCTCCAGTTTAGCAAACTTACAAGCTCAATACCAAAACATCAAAGCCTTATTTAATTTCGAAATGGTCGCCACGGTTTCCAAATTTGGTCCGAACGCGCTTTACATGACGGGCGATGAATTTTCTGATCTCGATGAATTATTCAATGGCAAAGCAGCAAACGGTCTTACCATTTTTCCGGATCCTTATAGGGGTCAGCAGCTCTTTTACCGGTCGGACAACGTGAGTTTTGTAAAAAAGAAAATCATTGCTCATTCATTTTCTACCGTGGATATGAACACGGCGAAACATTACCATCAGCTGAGTGATGATGTAAGCGTGGTAAACTTCGAAAATCTTACGCAAATCATTAATAATGTGGGGAAAACGATAGAAAAACTGACGCCGGAAAATTTTAAACCTGTCTACAATAACACCGTCGATTTCAATTAA
- a CDS encoding ABC transporter ATP-binding protein — translation MKPLQRILSIAKPHQKYLFGSIFFNLLYSVLQIFSIVTMLPILRILFKLDKEVDTNIVPVYSGKFADYFGYMKDMAYYKIQLNINEYGAIQVLAVLCGITAMAFLLRNLFRYLGSYLLVNYRVGITKDLRTAMYDKFLKLPVSFFTEQRKGDMMSRISNDIGAVEGGIMGSLVDVLNAPFMIIASLITLFILSPQLTLFSLLVFPVMGIIIAWVGKSLKRQATAAQEELGNLFSLVDETLKSSKVIKIFNADKILKNRFNRTTNDWQKYAIGMSRRRELASPMSEFLGSVTLLIITWFAGTEIINGTNKDPVTFLAFIGVFFQILDPAKKLSNAFSSIQGGMASLDRVSEVLDYDLKIDEIENPVPISTLKSQIEFKNIGFFYDKDNVILKNFNLTVPKGKTIALVGQSGSGKTTIANLLARFYDVSEGSILVDGENVKNLKVTDYRNLLGMVTQESVLFNDSVFNNILMGKPEATEEEVMAAAKIANAHEFIENLPDKYYTNIGDDGNKLSGGQKQRVSIARAVLKNPPIMILDEATSALDTESERFVQDALEKMMENRTSLVIAHRLSTIQKADWIVVMERGIIVEQGTHQELYAKQGMYRRLVDLQNFG, via the coding sequence ATGAAACCATTACAACGTATTCTTTCCATTGCAAAACCGCATCAAAAATACCTTTTCGGAAGTATTTTTTTCAACCTTCTTTATTCGGTCCTCCAAATTTTTTCCATTGTAACTATGCTGCCGATCCTGCGGATCTTATTTAAACTGGATAAGGAAGTCGACACAAATATTGTCCCGGTGTACAGCGGCAAATTCGCGGATTATTTTGGGTATATGAAAGATATGGCGTACTACAAAATTCAGTTAAACATCAATGAATACGGGGCCATTCAGGTTTTGGCCGTTCTTTGCGGCATCACGGCCATGGCGTTTTTGTTGCGGAATCTTTTCCGCTATTTAGGCTCCTATCTTTTGGTAAATTACCGCGTAGGCATCACCAAAGATCTGCGGACCGCGATGTACGACAAATTTTTGAAACTGCCCGTTTCCTTTTTTACGGAGCAGCGCAAAGGCGATATGATGTCGCGGATCTCCAACGATATCGGTGCCGTAGAAGGCGGAATTATGGGAAGTTTGGTTGATGTTTTGAACGCGCCGTTTATGATTATCGCTTCGCTGATCACTTTATTTATACTTTCACCGCAGCTAACTTTGTTCTCGCTTTTGGTCTTTCCTGTGATGGGAATCATTATCGCGTGGGTAGGGAAAAGCTTAAAAAGACAGGCGACGGCCGCGCAGGAAGAACTGGGGAATTTATTTTCTCTCGTCGATGAAACTTTGAAATCTTCGAAAGTCATCAAAATTTTTAATGCCGATAAAATTCTGAAAAACCGCTTCAACCGCACCACGAACGACTGGCAGAAATACGCCATCGGCATGAGCCGCAGACGCGAACTCGCCTCGCCAATGAGCGAATTTTTGGGTTCCGTCACCTTGCTCATCATCACCTGGTTTGCAGGTACAGAAATCATTAATGGCACCAATAAGGATCCCGTGACATTCCTCGCATTTATAGGGGTTTTCTTCCAAATTTTGGATCCGGCGAAAAAATTATCGAACGCTTTTTCTTCCATTCAGGGCGGAATGGCGAGTCTGGATCGGGTTTCTGAAGTTTTGGATTATGATTTAAAAATTGATGAAATTGAAAATCCGGTGCCCATTTCCACTTTAAAATCACAAATTGAATTTAAAAATATTGGCTTCTTTTACGATAAAGACAATGTGATTTTAAAGAATTTTAACCTCACGGTTCCAAAAGGAAAGACCATCGCATTGGTGGGACAGTCCGGATCCGGAAAAACGACGATCGCGAATCTTTTGGCGCGGTTTTACGATGTTTCCGAAGGCTCAATTTTGGTAGATGGAGAAAATGTGAAAAACCTGAAAGTTACGGATTACCGAAATTTACTCGGAATGGTAACGCAGGAATCTGTTTTGTTTAATGATTCCGTCTTCAACAACATTCTCATGGGAAAACCCGAGGCGACGGAAGAAGAAGTGATGGCCGCGGCCAAAATTGCGAATGCCCATGAATTCATAGAAAATCTACCTGATAAATATTATACGAATATTGGTGATGACGGAAATAAACTTTCGGGCGGCCAAAAGCAGCGCGTTTCCATTGCCAGAGCTGTTTTAAAGAATCCACCAATCATGATTTTGGATGAAGCCACTTCTGCGCTGGACACCGAAAGCGAAAGATTTGTGCAGGACGCGCTGGAAAAAATGATGGAAAACCGAACCTCACTCGTCATTGCTCACCGCCTCTCGACCATTCAGAAAGCCGATTGGATCGTCGTGATGGAGCGCGGAATTATCGTGGAACAGGGAACCCATCAGGAACTGTATGCAAAACAGGGCATGTATAGAAGACTGGTAGATCTGCAGAATTTTGGCTAA
- a CDS encoding oxygenase MpaB family protein, whose product MNYTHNSNISKCPFSSGRTVFKENLSPDSRQNFAEENSIVREIWGKSDTILFIFAGAAAEFAVNKAVDWLYFTGKLPNDPIGRLFSTVEYARKIVFATTENAHHSIDTIRKIHTAVEKSRGFPIPDWAYRDVLFMLIYYSIVAFELLERKLTTAEKEEVYNVFYRVGERMGVENLPRNYAEWLPVRETHVYENLAKSKFTVDLFQQYEKHLGTVRFKILIEAQKLMVPKRVGELLSFRDFSLLTPAVPVYRIVKLMKMDWLVKNLLLPADYREQINRLNVFPA is encoded by the coding sequence ATGAATTACACTCACAATTCAAATATTTCAAAATGCCCGTTTTCTTCTGGAAGGACCGTTTTCAAAGAAAATCTCTCGCCAGATTCCCGTCAGAATTTTGCGGAAGAAAACTCCATCGTGCGCGAAATTTGGGGGAAAAGCGACACCATTCTTTTTATTTTCGCCGGAGCCGCTGCAGAATTTGCCGTAAACAAAGCGGTAGATTGGCTTTATTTTACAGGCAAATTACCAAATGATCCGATCGGGAGATTATTTTCCACGGTAGAGTATGCCCGAAAAATTGTTTTTGCAACAACCGAAAATGCGCATCATTCAATTGATACCATTCGAAAAATTCATACTGCAGTTGAAAAAAGCCGGGGTTTTCCTATTCCAGATTGGGCTTACCGCGATGTGCTTTTTATGTTGATCTATTATTCAATCGTTGCTTTTGAACTTTTAGAACGAAAACTCACGACTGCAGAAAAAGAAGAAGTGTACAATGTATTTTACCGCGTGGGCGAAAGAATGGGCGTGGAAAATTTGCCAAGGAATTACGCAGAATGGCTTCCTGTAAGAGAGACTCACGTTTACGAAAATTTAGCAAAAAGTAAATTTACCGTGGATTTGTTTCAACAATATGAAAAACATTTGGGAACAGTAAGATTTAAAATTTTAATTGAAGCTCAAAAACTAATGGTGCCAAAAAGAGTAGGGGAGTTGCTGTCTTTCCGAGATTTTTCACTGCTAACTCCTGCAGTTCCGGTTTACAGAATCGTAAAGTTGATGAAAATGGACTGGCTGGTGAAAAATTTATTACTGCCCGCAGATTACCGGGAGCAGATCAACCGTTTAAATGTTTTTCCGGCTTAA
- the mutS gene encoding DNA mismatch repair protein MutS, producing MTQYNTIKAKYPDALLLFRVGDFYETFGTDAIRASQILGIVLTKRANGEGHIELAGFPHHSVDTYLPKLVRAGLRVAICDQLEDPKKVKGIVKRGVTELITPGVTFDEQVLSSKKNNFLLSIHKVKEKYGLALVDVSTGEFLTSEGNLEQLLHIVGTFDPSEIIYQRTAELPTQLKNRNSFKLEDWAFQYNYAYEKLTNHFKTSSLKGFGVEDRKLGITAAGAIFAYLVEDTHHALLQHITKIKLIPKDDYLMMDHFTLRNLEIVYSTHPQGKSLLDIIDKTSTPMGGRLLRRRLILPLKSVTEINRRLDLIEFFNKKENLKYEILQLLKTISDLDRLMGKLASEKICPKELGYLRQSAINIQHIKGLLHPHAGVLAWLSPLVNVEELIKYLTDYLNEDLPVSIAKGNVIKTGISAELDHLRGLQSKGKNFLDEMCDREVKRTGITSLKISFNNVFGYFIEVRNSHKDKVPADWIRKQTLVNAERYITEELKEYEEQILGAEEKISKIEQQLYREVCENVMIYIDQIQENSKIIAELDCGVGLSELAVSESYTKPVLNEGFEINLKEARHPIIENALPLGEKYIPNDLFLSKDSQQIIMVTGPNMAGKSAILRQTAIICLLAQIGSFVPAKHAEIGILDKIFTRVGASDNISSGESTFMVEMNEAANILNNISQRSLILLDEIGRGTSTYDGVSIAWAIAEFLHQHPTQAKTLFATHYHELNEMTVNFERIKNFHVSIQEHKGSIIFLRKLLSGGSEHSFGIHVAKLAGMPAKVVNRANEVLKTLEKSRSQSGSKDSAKAITEESLQLSFFQLDDPVLENIREELIKIDINTLTPIEALMKLNSIKKMIGR from the coding sequence ATGACGCAGTACAACACCATCAAGGCGAAATATCCTGATGCGCTTTTGCTGTTCCGCGTGGGAGATTTTTACGAAACTTTTGGCACCGATGCGATCCGTGCGTCCCAGATTTTAGGGATTGTTCTGACAAAAAGAGCCAACGGCGAAGGTCACATCGAGCTTGCCGGATTTCCGCATCATTCCGTAGATACTTATTTGCCAAAACTCGTGAGAGCCGGACTTCGCGTGGCGATTTGCGATCAGCTGGAAGACCCGAAGAAGGTAAAAGGAATCGTGAAACGCGGCGTCACAGAATTAATTACGCCCGGCGTTACTTTCGACGAACAGGTTTTGTCGTCCAAAAAAAACAACTTTCTACTTTCTATTCATAAAGTAAAAGAAAAATACGGTTTGGCTTTGGTGGATGTTTCGACGGGAGAATTTCTAACTTCAGAAGGAAATCTGGAACAGCTGCTGCACATCGTCGGCACTTTTGATCCGAGCGAAATTATTTATCAAAGAACGGCCGAACTTCCCACGCAGCTGAAAAACCGCAATTCTTTTAAACTAGAAGACTGGGCTTTTCAATATAACTATGCCTACGAAAAACTAACGAACCATTTCAAAACCAGTTCTCTAAAAGGTTTTGGCGTGGAGGACCGGAAATTGGGAATTACCGCTGCCGGCGCTATTTTCGCCTATTTGGTAGAGGATACGCATCACGCGCTTCTGCAGCATATTACAAAGATTAAACTCATTCCGAAAGATGACTATCTGATGATGGATCATTTTACCTTGCGAAATCTCGAAATCGTTTATTCTACACATCCGCAGGGAAAATCTTTGCTCGATATCATCGATAAAACCTCGACGCCGATGGGCGGAAGATTACTGCGCCGGAGGTTAATTTTGCCCTTAAAGTCCGTTACCGAAATTAATCGCAGGTTAGATTTAATTGAATTTTTTAATAAGAAGGAAAATCTGAAATACGAAATTTTACAGTTATTAAAAACCATCTCGGATCTGGACCGGTTGATGGGGAAATTAGCCTCGGAAAAAATATGCCCGAAGGAACTGGGTTATCTGCGGCAAAGTGCCATCAACATCCAGCATATTAAAGGGTTACTTCATCCACATGCGGGAGTTTTGGCGTGGCTCTCGCCTTTGGTTAATGTGGAGGAACTCATTAAATATCTGACGGATTATCTAAATGAAGACCTGCCGGTAAGTATTGCCAAGGGAAATGTTATTAAAACCGGGATTTCCGCGGAACTCGATCATTTGCGCGGACTGCAGAGCAAAGGCAAAAATTTCCTCGATGAAATGTGCGACCGCGAGGTAAAACGCACAGGAATTACGAGTTTGAAAATCAGTTTCAATAATGTTTTCGGTTATTTTATCGAAGTCCGGAATTCCCATAAAGATAAAGTCCCCGCGGACTGGATCCGGAAGCAGACTTTGGTCAACGCGGAACGGTACATCACCGAAGAACTGAAAGAGTACGAAGAACAAATCCTGGGCGCGGAAGAAAAGATATCCAAAATTGAGCAGCAATTGTATCGCGAAGTTTGCGAAAATGTGATGATCTACATCGATCAGATTCAGGAAAATTCCAAAATTATTGCAGAACTCGATTGTGGCGTCGGTTTATCTGAACTCGCTGTTTCTGAATCTTACACGAAACCGGTTTTGAATGAGGGTTTTGAAATTAATTTAAAAGAAGCGCGCCATCCGATCATAGAAAATGCTTTGCCTTTGGGCGAAAAATATATTCCGAACGATCTGTTTCTGTCCAAAGATTCGCAGCAGATTATTATGGTTACCGGTCCGAATATGGCGGGAAAATCGGCCATTCTGCGACAAACTGCGATCATCTGTCTGTTGGCGCAAATCGGCAGTTTTGTGCCCGCGAAACATGCGGAGATCGGAATTTTAGATAAAATTTTTACGCGGGTTGGCGCGTCGGATAATATTTCCTCCGGCGAATCGACTTTTATGGTCGAGATGAATGAAGCCGCCAATATCCTCAACAATATTTCGCAAAGAAGTTTGATTTTACTCGATGAAATTGGGCGCGGAACGTCCACTTACGACGGCGTTTCCATCGCCTGGGCCATCGCCGAATTTCTGCATCAGCATCCCACACAGGCGAAAACCTTATTTGCAACGCATTACCACGAACTCAATGAAATGACGGTAAATTTTGAAAGGATCAAAAACTTCCACGTTTCTATTCAGGAGCATAAAGGAAGCATTATTTTTCTTCGAAAACTGCTATCCGGCGGAAGCGAACACAGTTTCGGAATTCACGTCGCGAAGTTGGCGGGAATGCCCGCAAAAGTGGTCAACCGTGCGAATGAAGTTTTGAAAACTTTAGAAAAAAGCCGATCGCAAAGCGGTTCCAAAGATTCTGCAAAAGCCATTACGGAGGAAAGTCTGCAGCTTTCATTTTTCCAGTTGGATGATCCTGTTCTGGAAAATATCCGGGAGGAATTGATTAAAATCGATATCAATACCTTAACACCGATTGAAGCATTAATGAAATTGAATTCAATCAAGAAAATGATTGGGAGATAA
- a CDS encoding RNA methyltransferase produces the protein MSSTKKLKLEELGRIDVETFKETKKTPLVVVLDNVRSMHNVGAIFRTADAFLIEKVILCGITPQPPHREIHKAALGATESVEWVYEKDISEALQTLKKESYKIIGIEQTSDSKALTEYSITRDEKYALVLGNEVDGLSDEAFSAYDAFLEVPQLGTKHSLNVSVCGGIVMWEFFKNLK, from the coding sequence ATGTCATCCACCAAAAAATTGAAACTCGAGGAATTAGGAAGAATCGATGTCGAAACATTTAAAGAAACAAAAAAAACACCGCTTGTTGTAGTTTTAGACAATGTTCGGAGCATGCATAACGTGGGTGCGATCTTCCGCACGGCAGATGCGTTCTTGATCGAAAAAGTGATTTTATGTGGAATAACGCCGCAGCCGCCCCACCGCGAGATTCACAAAGCTGCGTTGGGCGCTACCGAAAGTGTGGAATGGGTGTATGAAAAAGATATTTCCGAAGCATTGCAAACTTTAAAGAAAGAAAGCTATAAAATTATTGGTATCGAGCAGACCTCGGATTCGAAAGCGCTGACGGAGTATTCCATCACTAGAGACGAAAAATACGCGCTGGTCTTAGGAAACGAGGTAGACGGTTTGAGCGACGAGGCCTTTTCTGCGTACGACGCCTTTCTCGAAGTACCGCAGTTGGGAACGAAACATTCCCTGAACGTCTCCGTTTGTGGCGGCATCGTGATGTGGGAATTTTTTAAAAATTTAAAATAA
- a CDS encoding 2'-5' RNA ligase family protein codes for MSLYFIAVVLPEELCEKVKAVSKDFAERFGSVKAFNNFPHITLIAPFRLEENLEDKLVQVFAELHLGSTSFKVFLKNFGCFPNKKRPVIFISPENTTELLRLQKEIEDKMKFEPFGKFSPHLTVAYRDLSVENFQKAWKEYERKTFEDSFLAERIGLFKHVNKKWNLLKTIHLNK; via the coding sequence ATGAGCCTGTATTTTATTGCCGTTGTTCTTCCCGAAGAACTTTGCGAAAAAGTAAAAGCTGTCAGCAAAGATTTTGCTGAAAGATTCGGTTCCGTGAAGGCTTTTAACAATTTTCCGCATATCACGTTAATAGCGCCTTTTCGTTTAGAGGAAAATCTGGAAGACAAGCTGGTGCAGGTTTTTGCAGAATTGCACCTGGGAAGCACTTCTTTTAAAGTCTTTTTAAAAAATTTCGGATGTTTCCCGAACAAAAAACGGCCCGTCATTTTTATTAGTCCTGAAAACACCACCGAGCTTTTACGTTTGCAAAAGGAGATTGAAGACAAAATGAAATTCGAGCCTTTCGGAAAATTTTCGCCGCATCTAACGGTGGCGTACAGAGATTTAAGCGTAGAAAATTTTCAAAAAGCCTGGAAGGAATATGAAAGAAAAACTTTTGAGGATTCTTTTTTAGCCGAACGCATCGGGCTCTTCAAACACGTGAACAAAAAATGGAATCTGCTTAAAACCATCCATTTAAATAAATGA
- a CDS encoding efflux transporter outer membrane subunit, with translation MKKYFNIKILAVLFSAFVLTSCMTRQTYERPKETIDENLFRTDLLPKDSTSMATVSWREIFTDPVLQKHIAKALENNLDVRVALQNISAADSYLKQSRAAYLPTLSAGPNYTFQTQSLNTQSAQLLNRRTSGDQFDISANVGWEADIWGRLKSQERAEFANYLGTVAAHQAVKSDLVAAVASAYYQLLTFDDQKRIINETISLRKKNLETTSALKDAGTVTEVAVQQSEALVFNAQSMLISIDIQIAQLENTISLLMGEPSHAIERTTIAAQKMPVSLQLGYPANLLANRPDVKAAEYRLMNAFELTNAAKANFYPTLRLSGSGGISAGDLDRLFSVNSLFANVVAGLAQPILNQRQIRTQYEVSLANKEIAYLNFRRAVLAAGKEVSDALNVYQSQDGFISLKRQEMEAYRKSVDYSQELVNYGLANYLEVINASVNQLNAELNISNAEYSKLDAGVELYRALGGGWR, from the coding sequence ATGAAAAAATATTTCAATATAAAAATACTTGCAGTTCTCTTTTCAGCTTTTGTTCTGACGTCCTGTATGACGCGCCAAACCTACGAAAGACCAAAAGAAACTATTGATGAAAATCTTTTCCGCACCGATCTTTTGCCGAAAGATTCCACAAGTATGGCCACGGTTTCCTGGCGCGAGATCTTTACCGATCCAGTTCTGCAAAAACATATTGCGAAAGCTTTGGAGAATAACTTAGATGTAAGGGTAGCTTTGCAGAACATCAGCGCCGCAGATTCTTACTTAAAACAAAGCAGAGCGGCCTATCTGCCCACGCTTTCGGCGGGGCCGAATTATACGTTTCAAACCCAGTCTTTAAATACCCAGTCTGCGCAACTTTTAAACAGACGAACTTCCGGTGATCAGTTCGATATTTCCGCAAATGTAGGTTGGGAAGCCGATATTTGGGGCCGGCTGAAATCGCAGGAAAGAGCTGAATTCGCCAATTACTTAGGCACCGTTGCGGCGCATCAGGCCGTGAAAAGCGATTTGGTCGCTGCGGTCGCTTCGGCTTATTATCAGCTTCTTACGTTTGATGATCAGAAAAGAATCATCAACGAAACCATTAGTTTAAGAAAGAAAAATCTCGAAACCACGTCTGCGCTGAAAGATGCAGGTACGGTAACGGAAGTTGCCGTTCAGCAAAGTGAAGCGCTGGTTTTTAACGCACAGTCGATGCTCATCAGCATTGATATTCAGATTGCCCAACTCGAAAACACCATCAGTCTGCTTATGGGCGAACCTTCGCACGCGATCGAAAGAACCACAATCGCCGCACAGAAAATGCCCGTCAGTCTGCAGTTAGGTTATCCCGCAAATTTGCTCGCCAACCGACCGGACGTAAAAGCCGCAGAATACCGTTTGATGAACGCTTTTGAATTGACAAATGCCGCAAAAGCGAACTTTTACCCCACTTTGCGATTAAGCGGCAGCGGTGGAATTTCGGCGGGAGATTTAGATCGGCTTTTTAGTGTGAATTCTCTCTTTGCGAATGTTGTGGCAGGTTTAGCGCAACCCATTTTAAATCAGAGACAGATCAGAACGCAGTATGAAGTCAGTTTGGCCAACAAAGAAATTGCTTATCTGAATTTTCGGCGCGCTGTGTTAGCGGCGGGGAAAGAAGTTTCGGATGCGTTGAATGTGTACCAATCGCAGGATGGTTTCATCAGTTTGAAACGGCAGGAAATGGAAGCCTACCGAAAATCCGTGGATTATTCGCAGGAGCTCGTGAATTACGGTCTGGCCAATTATCTCGAAGTCATCAATGCCAGCGTCAATCAGCTGAATGCAGAACTGAATATTTCGAATGCAGAATATTCTAAACTGGATGCGGGAGTAGAATTGTACAGAGCGCTGGGCGGCGGCTGGAGATAA